The Deltaproteobacteria bacterium DNA segment TCGTAGATGAGGGCGATATCGAAGGCGGAGTCGTCGTAGTCGGCATAGAGCTCCAACGCCTGGCGCAAGTGCAGCGCCGCCCGATCCAGCTCTCCGCGCTCGTGTAACACCGTGCCTAAGTTGTGGTGGGCTTTGGCACTGCGGGGAGCTGTGCGTACCGTCGCGGCGAACAGCGTCAGATTGTCGCGCCAGTCGCGGTTGCGCAGCCACGTCCGCGCGCTGAAGGCAACCACCACACCGGCCAATAGGCCAAGCGCAAGCCATGCCGGGCGCATGATCCGTCGCGGCGACAGATAAGCCGCCAGCGCCACGACGAACAAGGCGACGCCGGCAGAGGGCAGATAGAGCAAGCGCTCGGCCTTCGTCGTTCCGATGGCGAACAGGAAGTTGCCGGTTAGCGACAGGGTAACGAGCGGGAACACTGCCAGCACGCTCAGGCGCGGGTTCGGTCTAGCCCACCACAACCCGCCAAACAGACTGCCCGCCAGCAGTGCCACGCCGCACAGCGCCGGGGCTGACGCCCAGGACGCCTGCGGCACCACCTGCGACCACGAGTAGTCCGCCGACAGCACCAGTGGTACCAGCAGCAGCCCGGCGTAATCAGTCAGCACGGCACAGGCGGTTCGGATGCGCAACTGCAGCGGGACATAGGCCAGGAAGTTATCGAGCGCTGAGGGCGGTATCGGCGAGGTGAGCGAACCGACGACTTGGGTGCGCGCCAGCACGAACAGGCCGGCAACGGCCAGGAACGGAATCCAGTGTCCGCTGCGCAGCTCTCGGCCTACAGCCGGCGCCAAACTGCCGCCGCGGTGGGCGGCCCGACACAACGTCACCAGAGGGAGAATCGTGATTCCGCTCTCCTTGCTGAACACCGCAGCGCCAAAGGCGACTAACGCCAGCGTATCCCAGCCCGGGCGCGTACTAGCCATCGCCGCCAGCGTGGCAACCAAGGCCAGCATGCCGAACAGCGCGCTCAGCAGTTCGGCCCGTCCGACGATGCTGGTGACGGCTTCGGTATGGACCGGATGCACGGCAAACAGCAGCGCCGCAACCAACGCCACCGGGCGGCTGCGACACCAGCGCCGCCCGAGCGCAAAGACCAGCGCCGTCACCAGCGCGTGCAACCCGATATTGACCGCGTGGAAGGTCCGGGCGCTGGCTGGAGCCAGCTTCTCGTTGAGGGCGTAGCTCAGCAACGTCAGCGGACGGTAGAGATCGCCCGGATAAAGCGGCGTAGCCAAGATGCCCCAGCCATCGAGCGGGCCGGTCACCAGTGGGCTCTGGCGGATGGCCAAGAGGTCATCGAATGTGAAGTCGGCGCCTAGGGCGTTGAGGTACGGGATGATGGCCGCGCCGATCACCAAAGCCAGCGGTCCCCACTCACGGGCTAGGCGTGGCGTCGCCAACATATGCAAGATAGCGTTCTTCGAGCGAGGGCTGCTCGGGCGTGATTGACTCGACAAAACCGTTGGCGGCTGCGATCAAGGCAACGGCACGCTGCAAGGCTGGGCGGTCCGGGAGCCGGAACGACCACTGCGGGCCGCTCGCGCTCCCGCCCAGCTGGTGACCGAGTTGCTGCAGTTGAGGCAGCACCGCCGCCGGTAGCGCGCTCGCCGTGAGCGCAAACGGCCCAGCCGCCTCGCCGCTGCGCGCCATTTCCACAACTTCGCGCACGCGGCCGGCAACCAGAATGGCCACCCGATCACACAGCGCTTCGGTGTCCGGCAGAATGTGCGACGAGAAGATCACGGTCATGCCCTCGTCGTGGAGTTCGGCAATGAGGTCGCGCATTTCCTTGCGGCCGGTAGGATCGAGTCCCGACATCGGCTCGTCGAGGATAGCGAGCTGGGGCCGGTGAATGATGGCTTGGGCGATGCCGACGCGCTGTAAGTTGCCTTTGGACAGCTGGCGCATGGTGCGCCGCAGGAAGGGCCCGAGTTGGAGGCGCTCCACCAGCGCAGCTACCCGCCGGCGGCGCTCGGCGCCCGCGACACCGGCGAGCTGGGCGTAGAAGTGCAGGGTTTCATCGACCGTGAGGTAATCGTAGAAATAGGGCTGCTCGGGCAAGAATCCCATGCGGCTCCTGGCCCGTGGCAGGGTTACCGGCAGGCCGTCGAAGAGCACCTGTCCGCGGCTGGGGCGGAGCAGGCCCAGCATCAGCTTGACGGTGGTGGTCTTGCCGGCCCCGTTGGGTCCGATCAGGCCGAAGACCTCACCGGGGCGGAGCGAGATCGAGACATCTTCGAGCACGCGGATCGGACGCAGCGTCCAGTTGTGCCGGTAGTGCTTCGACAGTCCGACGGCTTCCAGCAAGGCCATAGTCACCAATGCACCGGGTTGCCCTGGCGATACTGCTCACGCGCCTTGCTGGTATAGAGGCGCAACGGCGACTGGCCGGACGTGCTGCGCACCGCCCCGGTGGCTGGATCAAACACGTAGTGGCCGCCGAACGGCTCGCGCGGCAGCGCGGAGATGACCGCCGCCGTCACCAGGGCGTCGAGATTCTCCGG contains these protein-coding regions:
- a CDS encoding tetratricopeptide repeat protein, encoding MHMLATPRLAREWGPLALVIGAAIIPYLNALGADFTFDDLLAIRQSPLVTGPLDGWGILATPLYPGDLYRPLTLLSYALNEKLAPASARTFHAVNIGLHALVTALVFALGRRWCRSRPVALVAALLFAVHPVHTEAVTSIVGRAELLSALFGMLALVATLAAMASTRPGWDTLALVAFGAAVFSKESGITILPLVTLCRAAHRGGSLAPAVGRELRSGHWIPFLAVAGLFVLARTQVVGSLTSPIPPSALDNFLAYVPLQLRIRTACAVLTDYAGLLLVPLVLSADYSWSQVVPQASWASAPALCGVALLAGSLFGGLWWARPNPRLSVLAVFPLVTLSLTGNFLFAIGTTKAERLLYLPSAGVALFVVALAAYLSPRRIMRPAWLALGLLAGVVVAFSARTWLRNRDWRDNLTLFAATVRTAPRSAKAHHNLGTVLHERGELDRAALHLRQALELYADYDDSAFDIALIYEQKGLAKGAEDWYRKTLVITPAHSKANENLCGLLYRERDYQAAERACRRALSFAPANANCLKGLGGSLLGQGERERGLEILRRSLALNPSDSELRALVERLTAGQLPQEGG
- a CDS encoding ABC transporter ATP-binding protein, encoding MTMALLEAVGLSKHYRHNWTLRPIRVLEDVSISLRPGEVFGLIGPNGAGKTTTVKLMLGLLRPSRGQVLFDGLPVTLPRARSRMGFLPEQPYFYDYLTVDETLHFYAQLAGVAGAERRRRVAALVERLQLGPFLRRTMRQLSKGNLQRVGIAQAIIHRPQLAILDEPMSGLDPTGRKEMRDLIAELHDEGMTVIFSSHILPDTEALCDRVAILVAGRVREVVEMARSGEAAGPFALTASALPAAVLPQLQQLGHQLGGSASGPQWSFRLPDRPALQRAVALIAAANGFVESITPEQPSLEERYLAYVGDATPSP